One region of Nitrospinota bacterium genomic DNA includes:
- a CDS encoding ribonuclease HI family protein has product MDGAAGAAGGVVAFVDGASRGNPGEAGCGVVFKDAEGATLAELSRPLGEATNNVAEYEAFITAVEEAVRRGWLDLKVFADSELMVRQLTGVYRVRNPGLKELYDKALSLCRALERWSIEHVGRGGNVRADELANHAIEEALKGR; this is encoded by the coding sequence GTGGATGGAGCGGCGGGCGCCGCCGGCGGCGTAGTCGCTTTCGTAGACGGGGCGAGCCGGGGCAACCCTGGCGAGGCGGGCTGCGGGGTCGTCTTCAAGGATGCCGAGGGCGCCACCCTGGCCGAGCTCTCCCGCCCCCTCGGCGAGGCCACCAACAACGTGGCCGAGTATGAGGCTTTCATCACCGCGGTCGAAGAGGCGGTTCGCCGCGGGTGGCTCGACCTGAAGGTTTTCGCCGACTCCGAGCTTATGGTCCGCCAGCTGACGGGCGTCTACCGGGTCAGGAACCCGGGGCTCAAGGAGCTTTACGACAAGGCCCTCTCCCTGTGCCGGGCGCTGGAGCGCTGGTCGATCGAGCATGTGGGGCGCGGGGGCAACGTCAGGGCGGACGAGCTCGCCAACCACGCCATAGAGGAGGCATTGAAGGGGAGGTGA